CCGGACGAAAATCGTCATGTACGCATCGCCCAACAACCCGACGGGCTCGGTGTACAGCGAAGAAGAACTGCGCGCCATCGGTGCCGTTATTGCGCGGCACGAAAACGTGTTTGTGCTGGCCGACGAAATTTACGAACACATCAACTTTACAACCAGCGGCCACTTCAGCATCGGGTCGATTCCGGAGATTAAAGACCGCGTTATTACCGTTAACGGGGTTGCCAAAGGGTTTGCCATGACCGGCTGGCGGATTGGTTATATCGGTGCGGCCAAGTGGATTGCCGACGGTGTTGAGAAATTGCAGGGCCAGGTAACGTCCGGCACCAACTCCATCGCGCAGCGGGCCACCATTGCCGCCCTGAACGGCCCGACCGAACCCACAAAGGAAATGGCGCAGGCTTACGAGCGTCGCCGGGATCTGGTGGTTAAACTGTTGAAAGAAATCCCCGGCTTCAAAGTAAACGTTCCGGAAGGCGCTTTCTACGCGTTCCCGGATGTCAGCTATTATTACGGCAAATCAGACGGGACAACCACCATTAAAGATTCGGATGATTTTGCCGCCTGGTTGCTCAATACCGCCTACGTTGCGACGGTGGCTGGTTCGGGATTCGGTGCGCCCTACGGGTTGCGGATTTCGACGGCGGCCTCGGATGAGTCACTGACCGAAGCCGTTCAGCGGATCAAGGATGCCGTGGCTACTTTAAAGTAATTGGTGAAGAAAAACGGTAGACAAGAGAGAAAAGACCGAACGAGTCAAAATCGTCTTTATTCTCTTGTCTACCTTCTTTTCGCTTACACATGATCAAGCATTAATTTACACTTCTTATGTCTACAGAAACATCAACGTACGTTCCTTACAAAGTTAAAGACATTGCGCTGGCCGACTGGGGCCGCAAAGAAATCCGGTTGGCCGAAGCCGAAATGCCGGGTCTGATGTCGCTCCGCAAAGAGTTCGGACCGTCAAAACCGCTGGCGGGCTCCCGCATCGCCGGTTGTCTGCACATGACGATCCAAACCGCCGTTCTGATTGAAACGCTGGTGGAGCTCGGTGCTGAAGTAACTTGGTCGTCGTGCAACATCTTCTCCACGCAGGACCATGCCGCTGCCGCCATTGCAGCCGCCGGTATTTCGGTGTACGCGTGGAAAGGTATGAACGAAGAGGAATTTAACTGGTGTATCGAACAAACGTTGTTTTTTGGGGAAGAACGCAAACCGTTGAACATGATCCTGGA
This Larkinella insperata DNA region includes the following protein-coding sequences:
- a CDS encoding pyridoxal phosphate-dependent aminotransferase gives rise to the protein MSASVETASLLADRIIALEESSTLAMTKKARELAAQGHKVISLSVGEPDFKTPKHICEAAKQAIDEGYHGYSPVAGYADLRKAIADKFKRENNIDWKPENIVVSTGAKHSLANVIQVLVNPGDEVIILAPYWVSYSEMVKLAEGKSVVLDGAFENDFKVTAEQLEAAITDRTKIVMYASPNNPTGSVYSEEELRAIGAVIARHENVFVLADEIYEHINFTTSGHFSIGSIPEIKDRVITVNGVAKGFAMTGWRIGYIGAAKWIADGVEKLQGQVTSGTNSIAQRATIAALNGPTEPTKEMAQAYERRRDLVVKLLKEIPGFKVNVPEGAFYAFPDVSYYYGKSDGTTTIKDSDDFAAWLLNTAYVATVAGSGFGAPYGLRISTAASDESLTEAVQRIKDAVATLK